The proteins below are encoded in one region of Oreochromis niloticus isolate F11D_XX linkage group LG6, O_niloticus_UMD_NMBU, whole genome shotgun sequence:
- the LOC109202397 gene encoding zinc finger protein 16 has product MGPDTTPVPKTESAEESPEIVVVKIISESDSSDASMTEPENKQPQSNTSDKCYPCTVCGKVFDRPSKLEWHKPVHTRKPKTLHECEDCNISFTKQETLIRHQNCHSRTNKHPCPDCGKVFNRPSRLERHKRTHTKQPKVPHQCSYCMKTFRKLNKLIRHKRIHTGEKPFTCSVCGKGFSESGHCKAHEKRHEEQPEKPHSCADCGMCFFKASSLRRHFSSHTGEKPFKCTLCESCFSRSEGLKRHMRSHTGERPYKCIICGKQFYSRQNLNIHVLTHTGEKPHLCPVCGKGFSQLGNMKEHEQNVHIKSENYICSDCGATFTRNTSLTKHRRTHTGERPYLCLTCGCRFSWSHSLSRHRRSHAHRQMAGDTSKEILSFEGPSENPESVT; this is encoded by the exons ATGGGCCCAGACACCACACCTGTCCCTAAAACAGAATCTGCAGAGGAAA GTCCAGAAATAGTGGTGGTGAAAATAATCTCAGAATCAGATTCCAGTGATGCTTCAATGACCGAGCCAGAGAACAAACAGCCACAGAGCAACACATCAGACAAGTGTTACCCTTGCACTGTCTGTGGCAAGGTATTTGACAGACCGTCAAAGCTGGAGTGGCATAAACCTGTACACACGAGGAAGCCCAAGACTCTTCATGAGTGTGAGGATTGTAATATAAGCTTTACAAAACAAGAGACGCTGATCCGACACCAGAATTGCCACAGTAGGACTAACAAGCATCCCTGTCCTGACTGTGGAAAAGTGTTCAATAGACCCTCAAGGTTAGAGAGAcataaacgcacacacacaaaacaacccaAGGTACCTCATCAGTGTTCATACTGCATGAAGACGTTCAGAAAACTTAACAAACTCATTCGTCACAAGCGTATTCACACTGGAGAGAAGCCTTTCACCTGTTCGGTCTGCGGTAAGGGATTCTCCGAGTCAGGTCACTGCAAAGCACACGAAAAGAGACACGAGGAGCAGCCAGAAAAACCTCACAGTTGTGCGGATTGCGGGATGTGTTTCTTCAAGGCCTCGTCACTTCGTAGGCACTTCAGCTCccacacaggagagaagccTTTCAAATGCACcttgtgtgagagctgcttctCTCGCTCTGAGGGACTGAAAAGGCACATGAGGAGCCACACAGGGGAAAGACCATACAAATGCATTATCTGTGGCAAGCAGTTTTATTCTCGCCAGAATTTGAATATTCACGTATTGACCCACACAGGGGAGAAGCCACATCTTTGCCCTGTGTGTGGTAAAGGCTTTTCACAGCTGGGCAACATGAAAGAGCATGAACAAAATGTTCATATTAAGTCAGAAAATTATATTTGTAGTGATTGTGGAGCAACTTTCACACGAAACACGTCACTGACAAAGCATCGGCGGACACATACTGGAGAAAGACCCTATCTGTGCCTCACCTGCGGCTGCAGGTTTTCATGGAGCCATTCCCTTAGCAGACACCGGAggtcacatgcacacagacagatgGCTGGGGACACATCCAAAGAAATACTAAGTTTTGAAGGACCTTCAGAGAATCCTGAGAGTGTAACGTAA
- the LOC102078242 gene encoding TBC1 domain family member 24 isoform X1 — protein sequence MTYRRIGIEMIHVSRTPEFFNCGNMNLIPDTFSDHNLESMARSRTRQRSHSYYNAELKKPYGVDTQKEETCLRPRSRSFYSYETSEDDIGHFTTSPTSKKMQSSPLKYQATKKEERDRDVSVVEFTSKKSKHKPNKQSPSRETCGSKCHLKQVSMMTISEADNWEICSSSGMKYGQFVDWEKIDPEAAKKYQQILRSEHQQLKTMAREGFWAMPHTLRAKAYYHIIHSINSIRAVTPDRDVYYELAKKLFGEQKLSSHPVPKYMEDGEIPRYCLNKAGLNSAKKVLLCLGKYFIDMNFCPILPALVSLILHFSEDEAECFYSVSQLICYNDPNKRYIDQTFLTYRASCMTFGDLANKCCRGIRKLIASSHQNLFEFYSDWIMWIFADLPFTYAIRVLDVYLLEGYKVLYRVALALLGLYKVSVSSRVADVEDFRTDMKRFVQNVARHCPAEKLLERAFKISVPTRRDLNLLFTANKESLILKGVSIDQKRLPVETVDFNNFRSSVVTGTEMRVIWAWIPERFALFSPFRLFSTAEHERTLASFYSHVEGHEPAVMIIKTVDEEVFGAFLSTDVAERRKHDSEELAYFGTGECLVFTLRPNMELYQRSMVNIMSRRASPEQLRGSISASPQASTNGNIPSSTTLTCPAGTLQNPSYLMVTAPVEESMSAKEPKRPKEQEASKFIAGDDNQLIIGVLVKHIVVMEAMLSACKETYMGVTQSRVKLLRASHSARETSRSSPWKCGASRTPFPFLIVFLLSELEKTAL from the exons ATGACCTACA GAAGAATAGGAATTGAGATGATTCATGTTTCACGGACACCAGAATTCTTCAATTGTGGAAACATGAATTTAATCCCGGACACATTCTCTGACCACAATCTGGAATCTATGGCTAGAAGCAGAACCAGACAAAGGTCTCACTCCTATTACAATGCAGAGTTAAAAAAGCCTTATGGTGTGGacacacagaaagaagaaacctgTTTAAGACCTCGATCTAG GTCTTTTTACAGTTATGAGACATCAGAAGATGACATAGGACACTTTACAACCTCCCCTACGTCAAAGAAGATGCAAAGCTCACCGCTAAAGTATCAAGCAACCAAAAAGGAGGAAAGAGACCGGGATGTGTCGGTTGTTGAGTTCACCTCTAAGAAGTCAAAGCATAAACCAAACAAGCAATCACCCTCTAGAGAAACCTGTG GCAGTAAATGCCATCTCAAGCAAGTTTCCATGATGACCATCTCTGAAGCAGACAACTGGGAGATTTGTTCCAGCTCTGGGATGAAGTATGGGCAGTTTGTGGACTGGGAGAAAATTGATCCTGAAGCTGCAAAAAAATATCAACAAATCCTACGGAGTGAGCACCAGCAGCTTAAAACTATGGCTCGGGAAGGATTTTGGGCCATGCCACACACACTAAGGGCCAAAGCTTATTATCACATCATCCACAGCATCAATtctat AAGGGCTGTAACTCCAGACAGAGATGTCTACTATGAACTGGCCAAGAAGCTATTTGGAGAACAAAAACTTAGCAGCCACCCAGTCCCGAAGTATATGGAAgatggagaaataccaag ATACTGCCTCAACAAAGCAGGCCTGAATTCTGCAAAAAAGGTTCTTCTTTGCCTCGGAAAATACTTCATAGACATGAACTTCTGCCCCATTCTACCCGCCCTGGTGTCCCTCATCCTCCACTTCAGCGAGGATGAAGCTGAATGTTTCTACAGTGTGTCCCAACTTATCTGCTACAATGATCCCAACAAGCGCTACATTGACCAGACCTTCCTCACCTACCGTGCTTCCTGTATGACCTTTGGAGACCTTGCCAACAAATGCTGCAGAGGCATCCGCAAGCTGATCGCCAGCTCCCACCAGAACCTGTTTGAGTTTTACTCTGACTGGATCATGTGGATATTTGCTGACCTTCCGTTCACATATGCCATTAGAGTTCTAGACGTCTACCTACTGGAGGGCTACAAGGTCCTCTACAG GGTTGCTCTGGCTTTGCTTGGCCTCTATAAAGTATCGGTGTCATCTCGAGTGGCAGATGTGGAAGACTTCAGAACAGACATGAAAAGATTTGTGCAAAATGTAGCTCGCCACTGCCCAGCTGAGAAGCTCCTAGAAAGAGCCTTCAAGATTTCAGTACCCACAAGGAGAGACCTTAACCTACTGTTCACTGCCAATAAAGAGTCACTCATACTGAAAGGTGTCAGCATAGACCAGAAAAG GCTACCAGTAGAGACAGTGGATTTCAACAACTTTCGTTCCAGTGTTGTAACAGGGACTGAGATGAGAGTCATCTGGGCCTGGATACCTGAGCGCTTTGCCCTCTTCAGTCCCTTCAGGTTGTTCAGCACAGCTGAGCATGAAAGGACTCTTGCTTC ATTCTATTCACATGTAGAGGGACACGAACCAGCTGTCATGATTATTAAAACTGTGGATGAAGAG GTATTTGGTGCCTTCTTGTCAACAGATGtagcagaaagaagaaaacatgattCAGAGGAACTTGCATACTTTGGAACTGGGGAGTGTTTAGTTTTCACG CTGCGTCCCAACATGGAGCTCTACCAGAGATCTATGGTCAATATAATGAGCCGAAGAGCTTCTCCTGAGCAACTTCGAGGCAGCATTAGTGCTTCCCCTCAGGCGTCAACTAATGGCAACATCCCCTCCAGCACAACTCTGACCTGTCCTGCTGGGACACTGCAAAATCCCAGCTATCTGATGGTCACTGCACCAGTGGAGGAATCCATGTCTGCTAAAGAGCCCAAGAGGCCTAAGGAGCAAGAGGCATCCAAGTTCATAGCAGGCGATGACAATCAGCTTATTATTGGTGTGTTAGTGAAACATATT GTGGTGATGGAGGCCATGCTCTCTGCCTGCAAAGAGACCTACATGGGGGTTACACAGAGCCGTGTGAAACTTTTAAGAGCATCGCACTCTGCAAGAGAGACTTCAAGATCCAGTCCCTGGAAGTGTGGGGCATCCAGAACTCCATTTCCTTTTCTCATTGTTTTCCTTCTAAGTGAGTTAGAGAAAACAGCACTGTGA
- the LOC102078242 gene encoding TBC1 domain family member 24 isoform X2 gives MTYRRIGIEMIHVSRTPEFFNCGNMNLIPDTFSDHNLESMARSRTRQRSHSYYNAELKKPYGVDTQKEETCLRPRSRSFYSYETSEDDIGHFTTSPTSKKMQSSPLKYQATKKEERDRDVSVVEFTSKKSKHKPNKQSPSRETCGSKCHLKQVSMMTISEADNWEICSSSGMKYGQFVDWEKIDPEAAKKYQQILRSEHQQLKTMAREGFWAMPHTLRAKAYYHIIHSINSIRAVTPDRDVYYELAKKLFGEQKLSSHPVPKYMEDGEIPRYCLNKAGLNSAKKVLLCLGKYFIDMNFCPILPALVSLILHFSEDEAECFYSVSQLICYNDPNKRYIDQTFLTYRASCMTFGDLANKCCRGIRKLIASSHQNLFEFYSDWIMWIFADLPFTYAIRVLDVYLLEGYKVLYRVALALLGLYKVSVSSRVADVEDFRTDMKRFVQNVARHCPAEKLLERAFKISVPTRRDLNLLFTANKESLILKGVSIDQKRLPVETVDFNNFRSSVVTGTEMRVIWAWIPERFALFSPFRLFSTAEHERTLASFYSHVEGHEPAVMIIKTVDEEVFGAFLSTDVAERRKHDSEELAYFGTGECLVFTLRPNMELYQRSMVNIMSRRASPEQLRGSISASPQASTNGNIPSSTTLTCPAGTLQNPSYLMVTAPVEESMSAKEPKRPKEQEASKFIAGDDNQLIIGGDGGHALCLQRDLHGGYTEPCETFKSIALCKRDFKIQSLEVWGIQNSISFSHCFPSK, from the exons ATGACCTACA GAAGAATAGGAATTGAGATGATTCATGTTTCACGGACACCAGAATTCTTCAATTGTGGAAACATGAATTTAATCCCGGACACATTCTCTGACCACAATCTGGAATCTATGGCTAGAAGCAGAACCAGACAAAGGTCTCACTCCTATTACAATGCAGAGTTAAAAAAGCCTTATGGTGTGGacacacagaaagaagaaacctgTTTAAGACCTCGATCTAG GTCTTTTTACAGTTATGAGACATCAGAAGATGACATAGGACACTTTACAACCTCCCCTACGTCAAAGAAGATGCAAAGCTCACCGCTAAAGTATCAAGCAACCAAAAAGGAGGAAAGAGACCGGGATGTGTCGGTTGTTGAGTTCACCTCTAAGAAGTCAAAGCATAAACCAAACAAGCAATCACCCTCTAGAGAAACCTGTG GCAGTAAATGCCATCTCAAGCAAGTTTCCATGATGACCATCTCTGAAGCAGACAACTGGGAGATTTGTTCCAGCTCTGGGATGAAGTATGGGCAGTTTGTGGACTGGGAGAAAATTGATCCTGAAGCTGCAAAAAAATATCAACAAATCCTACGGAGTGAGCACCAGCAGCTTAAAACTATGGCTCGGGAAGGATTTTGGGCCATGCCACACACACTAAGGGCCAAAGCTTATTATCACATCATCCACAGCATCAATtctat AAGGGCTGTAACTCCAGACAGAGATGTCTACTATGAACTGGCCAAGAAGCTATTTGGAGAACAAAAACTTAGCAGCCACCCAGTCCCGAAGTATATGGAAgatggagaaataccaag ATACTGCCTCAACAAAGCAGGCCTGAATTCTGCAAAAAAGGTTCTTCTTTGCCTCGGAAAATACTTCATAGACATGAACTTCTGCCCCATTCTACCCGCCCTGGTGTCCCTCATCCTCCACTTCAGCGAGGATGAAGCTGAATGTTTCTACAGTGTGTCCCAACTTATCTGCTACAATGATCCCAACAAGCGCTACATTGACCAGACCTTCCTCACCTACCGTGCTTCCTGTATGACCTTTGGAGACCTTGCCAACAAATGCTGCAGAGGCATCCGCAAGCTGATCGCCAGCTCCCACCAGAACCTGTTTGAGTTTTACTCTGACTGGATCATGTGGATATTTGCTGACCTTCCGTTCACATATGCCATTAGAGTTCTAGACGTCTACCTACTGGAGGGCTACAAGGTCCTCTACAG GGTTGCTCTGGCTTTGCTTGGCCTCTATAAAGTATCGGTGTCATCTCGAGTGGCAGATGTGGAAGACTTCAGAACAGACATGAAAAGATTTGTGCAAAATGTAGCTCGCCACTGCCCAGCTGAGAAGCTCCTAGAAAGAGCCTTCAAGATTTCAGTACCCACAAGGAGAGACCTTAACCTACTGTTCACTGCCAATAAAGAGTCACTCATACTGAAAGGTGTCAGCATAGACCAGAAAAG GCTACCAGTAGAGACAGTGGATTTCAACAACTTTCGTTCCAGTGTTGTAACAGGGACTGAGATGAGAGTCATCTGGGCCTGGATACCTGAGCGCTTTGCCCTCTTCAGTCCCTTCAGGTTGTTCAGCACAGCTGAGCATGAAAGGACTCTTGCTTC ATTCTATTCACATGTAGAGGGACACGAACCAGCTGTCATGATTATTAAAACTGTGGATGAAGAG GTATTTGGTGCCTTCTTGTCAACAGATGtagcagaaagaagaaaacatgattCAGAGGAACTTGCATACTTTGGAACTGGGGAGTGTTTAGTTTTCACG CTGCGTCCCAACATGGAGCTCTACCAGAGATCTATGGTCAATATAATGAGCCGAAGAGCTTCTCCTGAGCAACTTCGAGGCAGCATTAGTGCTTCCCCTCAGGCGTCAACTAATGGCAACATCCCCTCCAGCACAACTCTGACCTGTCCTGCTGGGACACTGCAAAATCCCAGCTATCTGATGGTCACTGCACCAGTGGAGGAATCCATGTCTGCTAAAGAGCCCAAGAGGCCTAAGGAGCAAGAGGCATCCAAGTTCATAGCAGGCGATGACAATCAGCTTATTATTG GTGGTGATGGAGGCCATGCTCTCTGCCTGCAAAGAGACCTACATGGGGGTTACACAGAGCCGTGTGAAACTTTTAAGAGCATCGCACTCTGCAAGAGAGACTTCAAGATCCAGTCCCTGGAAGTGTGGGGCATCCAGAACTCCATTTCCTTTTCTCATTGTTTTCCTTCTAAGTGA